Sequence from the Ailuropoda melanoleuca isolate Jingjing chromosome 10, ASM200744v2, whole genome shotgun sequence genome:
TGGGAGTTGACCTCTAGGAAGGGAATGGCCACTCCctcacacacccccccccagggCCTGCAGCCCCACCCTGCAGGAAGCTCCCTAATCAGCCTGTTTGTCTCAAGGGCTAGATGTGGCAAAACTTGTAAAACCACATTCATGGCCGTTTGAGTCCACATCTGCATACatggctccctccctgcctggggctgggcaggcaggTGTCTGGTGGGAAGCACTTTGTCCGTTTGGACTctcagcccagcacagagcctggtaccTGCTGGGCTGTCTCTCAGCATGGGTTGGTGCCACTCCATCACGGGGAATTAAAAATGTAGCTTGAGGATTGAAATGCCTGGGGAAAACTCCCCAAGAGGGCCAGGAGCTGCCTGCAGACTTGGTACCTCTGGTGGCCCCTGGGGGAGGAGCCGTATGCTCTGGGCTCCCTAAGTCTCcgtttcacatctgtaaaatggaggataTGGATACTAGGGAGATTCACTTAAGGTGAAAATGGGGTGCGGGCCCCCCAACTGTAGGTCCTTGCATGAAAGTGAGTGAGAGGTTCCTTAGGgctacccctccccctctggtAGCCTCCCCCGCAGGCTCACAGGCTGAGGGTTGACCCAGCCAAAGGCCTTGTTTTTGATTCAGGTGTTAATGAGGACAGgcggctgcagggggagggggacctGTGTGTTTTAAGTGGTGGTGCTTTAAGGCAGCAGAAGGTTCTCCCTGGAATCCTCACTCTGGTGGCCTTTGGATCTACTATTGGGAAGGAATGGTTTGGGTGTGTCCCCTGGGGCTCCCAggtgggatggagtcctgagGAGGTGCTTAACCCCAGCCCGTTCCCACACCCTGTTTGGGGACACTGGGGTAGGACATCTCCAGCAGGGAATTCCCAgaaaaattcatttgaatataaaaaaataacaaaatcccaGGGCAGGCCCTGGGAGCCAGCTTGGTCTGgctgtgctggggggaggggcggcaggCAAGGGATTGGGCTGGGCTGTTGTTTGGGGAGCAGGAAGCCTAAAAGGGTGGCGATggagggcagctggggctgggcctgtGACTTGGCAGGGCCAGGCAGACCCTTCACACACTCCCTCACCCAGCAAGAGCGGTTGGCTCCCTTATTTTCCTCAACACCCCTCCTGCAGGCCCCTTGCCAGGACAGACCAAATGCAGCACCTCcctcaggggctcctggagcCCCCTCTTGCCAGTCCCCTGTGGCCTCCAGATGAGCTTGTGTGATACAGGCCTGCGCTCTgcctcctttcccactccccttctcacCACCCTGGGTGCAGACCCCTTTCTCCCATCCTCCTGCTCTGCACTTTAAGAACATTCCAAGGGAGGCTTGGGTGAGTGGGACAACGAGCGGAAAACCCAGACCAACCTATGTAATTCTGGCTTTGCGAACTGGAACATGGATCTTACGTTATTGCAGCCAGGGAGGGGAATCTAGAAACCACCCAGTTCAGTCTCCTTATGGtgcagttggggaaactgaggtccagatcATGGCAGGCTCCTGTGGCcagccaaggagaggggcaggcaggtcTTAGACTTAACATCTGGGAGTCTTTGCTGTGGCCACTCAGAGTTGGTGACGGTCAGGCTACAATCTCAATCAAAGGCTGGTGTCCGCTAAAGGCCTTTCCCTGTGAGACCGGGAGAGGGTGCTGCCTGCCCCCTTCCTGAGGTCACAGTGACCACATCAGGTGAGTTCGAGCTGAGGCAGGCAGCGTTGTGAGCATCTTTACCCCCCTCCAGACCTGCCTGGGAGCCTGTGGTGCCTCCTTGGGGGGTGGCAGGCGTCAAGTGGTGACAGGCACGCTCCTTCCACTCACTTCTCCCACTCGGTAGCCAGGCCCAGGGCCGCTCCAAGCGCCAGAGATTCTGGAAACAAGGACCTGAGGATAATGAAATCTGGGCCTTCTTTCCACAGACGGCCCTCAGCGCCTTTTTCCAGGAGACCAACATCCCctacagccaccaccaccaccagatgGTAAGtgtccctgcagccccaggggTGGCGATAGGGGATGCTCCTGGTTCAGGGCAGGGAAGCGTCGCTTCTCCGAGGAAGCTCAGTGGCTCTCTGCTGTGGAGGGTCCTCTTCGGAGACTGCCCGTGGGTCTGGTGGGCCAGCCCATCGCAGCTGCACCTTCCCTCTGTGAGCCCTGAGCTAGTGGACTGTCTCACGGAGCCAGGATGCAGCCAGGGAAGAGGCACAGAAGCTCCCAACAGTGGCTGAGTGTGGGTCTCCTCCTAGGAGTCAGCGGGAGGCCAGTGCCCCTCCCAGAAAGGGGTGCTCACCCCACCCTCTCTGTTTTCCCCCCACAGATGTGCACTCCTGCCAACACCCCCGCCACGCCCCCCAACTTCCCTGATGCCCTCACCATGTTTTCCCGTCTCAAGGCTTCCGAGAGCTTTCACGGTGGTGGCAGTGGCAGCCCAATGGCCGCCACGGCCACGTCCCCCCCGCCACACTTCCCCCACGCTGCCACCGGCAGCTTCGCGGCACCCAACTGGCCGACTGCGGCCTCGCCTCCAGGGGGGCCACAGCACCACCAGCCGCAGCAGCCGCCCATGTGGACTCcggcccccccctccccagcgtcAGACTGGCCACCCTTGGCCCCCCAACAGGCCGCTTCAGAACCGAGGGCCCACCCTGCGATGGAGGCCGAGAGATAAGGgaggcccctcccccctcccggaGGCCAGGACCCtgtggggcgggggagaggaTGTCTCCGCGGGCCCCCTTCACCCTCCTCTGTCTGCACCCCCATTCCCCGGAGCCCTGGAGGGGAGAGACTGGACCCTGGTGCCAGCACACAGGCTGCCCGCGCACAAACATGGAAGCGCGGGCACGGGGCACCCACCTTGCATGGATTTGGTTCAGAGTCGTCTTGGTGCTGGTAGACAGAACTTCAGAGAACAAGCAGCCTTCGCCACAGGACTTGCtcgccctgccccaccccagggggCTGCGGAGAATCGCCACAGCAGCGGAGACTTGGCTGGCTCCTGCCTTGGAGCTCCTTGGGGGCCAGCAGGCCTAGATCCCCACCCTCGGGAATGCAGAGCCTTCTCcgcatgtgtgtgtgtagctgtgtctgtatttatatgtatgtcGCTCTTCAAGAAGCAACCTAGTTTGTGGGGCAGCTGGACTTTGCATGTTAGAGTGAGCCCCCAAGCCCCTTGcccgccacccctccccccagggcccTGCTCCTTTCTCTTACCCCTTTGCCAGCCACCCTTGCTGTTCCCTGCAGAGAAAAGAATGGTGGGAAACTCCAGGACTCTTCCCACCCATTCCCCGGCGCCTGCCTGCTGGGGCTGCCTGCATGCCccccccagagcccaggggcacctcacaccctttcccttcccccttttaACAACAGAGGAGAGTTCAAACCACCACCAGGCTCTGTGGTCTTGCCTCGCATCCTGAGCTTTGCTTCCCACTGGCTCCATGTGAAGAGGCAGGGCACTGACAGCCCAGAGCAGAGGGTACCCCACAGTCCCTCCTGGCTTCATGGGGCTCCTGTCTGCTGCTGTGTTTTTCAACCACAACATGGCTCTGGAACCTTTCTGCCCGTCCAAGGCTCATCCCATGAAGTTGGTTCCTGGCCTGTGTTCCCAGAATCCCTGCCTCCTACCCATCCTGCCCCCCCTTTGTCCAGCTGGACTGATCCTGACCTCCAGGGCTAACAACTGCCTTCCGGTTTGCTTGGGTTTCATATAGGACCTTCCTTAGTGTCTTAGGGTCCCAATGGGTGGCTGCAGGCTGGACTCTCCAAGCCCAACCTCCAGCAAACATGCCAGTAGGGCAGGGCCCTCCCCCTGGGGAGGTGCATATCTTCTATGCAGAGCTAGTAGGGGCTCATGACAGGAACAGGACGAGCCCAGGGCAGAGTCCAACCTGCAGCTCAAACCTTTGGTCACGAAGGAGACTGGCAACctaggagggagagacaggatccCAGCCGCTCCCAAGCTAGGTTGGAGCAGACACCTGCTCTTACCCCCCGGGAGACACCAGGGTTGCTCCGCTCTTTGCAAACCACCCCCCCACTGGCTGCccttgctgggggaggggcttcctgGGGCAGCCTCAGCCTTGCACCCCTTATGAGGGGCTGGgttttggggaaggagggaggtcaAGGTCTCTGCCCAACCTTCAGTACAGGCAGACCTCACTCTAACTTAGGATAGCCCACCCGGCACCTGCCTGGCACCCTGGTCTGCGGATGGCACCTCGGTTGGAGAGTTTCTTCTATTTCAGAAGGTCTCCTGCTTGACTGACATCTCTGTGCTCCCCACTGGCAGTCCTGCCTTTGCTCCTAGGGAGGGGCTGGGCCTTGTGACGAGGATGCTCCTGTTTCAGGTGTTCCCTGAGCCACTACCTGCCTTCCCCAGCTTTGTCTCCACCCTGCTGGACCCTGGACAGGCTCAGGGGACGACTCTGCTCTGTGGCTGTTACTGAAGACTGACCACTGGGCCCCCGCTCCAGCTGTTTCTTCTGTCCTGGAATCGTGTCCTCACCTTGAAACCTACCCTTCCAGCAGCCTCTCTGGCCCTCCTCTGGGAAGAGGGCCAGAGAAGGAGCACAGCTCTGTGAGGGGTTCttgtggagagaggaggggagggagggatggggcagaGTAAGGGTGAGGGTGTCTTGGGCCTCCTGAATCCTCACCACAGCC
This genomic interval carries:
- the UBALD1 gene encoding UBA-like domain-containing protein 1, which encodes MSVNMDELKHQVMINQFVLTAGCAADQAKQLLQAAHWQFETALSAFFQETNIPYSHHHHQMMCTPANTPATPPNFPDALTMFSRLKASESFHGGGSGSPMAATATSPPPHFPHAATGSFAAPNWPTAASPPGGPQHHQPQQPPMWTPAPPSPASDWPPLAPQQAASEPRAHPAMEAER